One window from the genome of Trichoplusia ni isolate ovarian cell line Hi5 chromosome 13, tn1, whole genome shotgun sequence encodes:
- the LOC113500309 gene encoding myotubularin-related protein 13-like — protein sequence MQSSSQQYYEQFSSNVAENRTHEGHLYKRGALLKGWKQRWFVLDSIKHQLRYYDAMEDSHCKGFIDLAEVITVTQAPPAPGPPKKCDDRSFFDLRTSRRTYNFCASDANAAQEWIEKLQACLQ from the exons ATGCAGTCTTCATCGCAACAGTACTACGAGCAGTTCTCGTCCAACGTGGCGGAGAACCGCACGCACGAGGGGCATCTGTACAAGCGCGGGGCTCTGCTCAAGGGCTGGAAGCAACG ATGGTTCGTACTGGATTCTATCAAGCACCAGCTGAGGTACTACGACGCGATGGAGGACTCGCACTGTAAAGGATTCATTG ATCTCGCGGAAGTGATCACAGTGACGCAGGCGCCGCCCGCCCCCGGTCCGCCCAAGAAATGCGACGACCGGTCTTTCTTCGAT TTGCGCACAAGCCGACGCACATACAACTTCTGCGCTAGCGATGCGAACGCTGCGCAGGAGTGGATCGAGAAGCTACAGGCGTGCCTGCAGTGA